Proteins from a genomic interval of Zingiber officinale cultivar Zhangliang chromosome 1B, Zo_v1.1, whole genome shotgun sequence:
- the LOC122047287 gene encoding auxin transporter-like protein 1 — MQAQKQAEEAAIVAATGISSSGNETEEGGGRGGGDGGDGKEEDGRGFSMKDMLWHGGSAWDAWFSCASNQVAQVLLTLPYSFSQLGMLSGVILQLFYGLLGSWTAYLISVLYIEYRTRKEKENVSFKNHVIQWFEVLDGLLGSYWKAVGLAFNCTFLLFGSVIQLIACASNIYYINDRLDKRTWTYIFGACCATTVFIPSFHNYRIWSFLGLGMTTYTAWYLAIAAIVHGQADGVTHSGPTKLMLYFTGATNILYTFGGHAVTVEIMHAMWKPQKFKYIYLLATLYVFTLTLPSAAAVYWAFGDELLNHSNAFSLLPKSRWRDAAVILMLIHQFITFGFACTPLYFVWEKVIGMHDTKSMCVRAVARLPVVVPIWFLAIIFPFFGPINSAVGALLVSFTVYIIPAVAHILTYRTPAARQNAAEKPPYFLPSWTAMFIVDAFIVGWVLVVGFGLGGWASMTNFVRQVDTFGLFAKCYQCPKPLPSPAAGPSAQLSRH; from the exons ATGCAGGCGCAGAAGCAAGCGGAGGAGGCGGCCATCGTGGCGGCGACTGGCATTAGTAGCTCCGGCAATGAAACGGAGGAAGGCGGCGGCCGCGGCGGAGGGGACGGCGGCGATGGGAAGGAGGAAGACGGTCGCGGATTCAGCATGAAGGACATGCTCTGGCACGGTGGCTCCGCCTGGGACGCCTGGTTCAGCTGCGCCTCTAATCAA GTGGCGCAGGTGCTGCTGACGCTGCCCTACTCGTTCTCGCAGCTGGGGATGCTGTCGGGGGTGATCTTGCAGCTGTTCTACGGGCTCCTCGGAAGCTGGACGGCGTACCTCATCAGCGTCCTCTACATCGAGTACCGCACCCGCAAGGAAAAGGAAAACGTCAGCTTCAAGAATCACGTTATCCAG TGGTTCGAGGTGTTGGATGGGCTACTGGGGTCGTACTGGAAGGCCGTCGGTCTCGCCTTCAACTGCACCTTCCTCCTGTTTGGCTCCGTTATCCAACTCATTGCTTGTGCCAG TAATATTTACTACATCAATGATCGGCTGGACAAGAGGACATGGACCTACATATTTGGAGCCTGCTGCGCCACCACCGTCTTCATCCCTTCCTTCCACAATTACAGGATCTGGTCCTTCCTTGGCCTCGGCATGACCACCTACACCGCCTGGTACCTCGCCATCGCCGCCATCGTCCACGGACAG GCGGACGGCGTGACGCACTCCGGTCCAACCAAACTGATGCTCTACTTCACCGGCGCCACCAACATCCTCTACACCTTCGGCGGCCACGCCGTCACCGT CGAGATCATGCACGCGATGTGGAAGCCGCAAAAGTTCAAGTACATTTACTTGCTGGCGACGCTGTACGTGTTCACGCTGACGCTGCCCTCTGCGGCGGCCGTGTACTGGGCGTTCGGCGACGAGCTGCTGAACCACTCCAACGCGTTCTCGCTGCTGCCCAAGTCGAGGTGGCGGGACGCGGCGGTGATCCTGATGCTGATCCACCAGTTCATCACCTTCGGCTTCGCGTGCACGCCGCTATACTTCGTGTGGGAGAAGGTGATCGGGATGCACGACACCAAAAGCATGTGCGTCCGCGCCGTCGCGCGCCTCCCCGTCGTCGTCCCCATCTGGTTCCTCGCCATCATCTTCCCTTTCTTCGGCCCCATCAACTCCGCGGTCGGCGCCCTCCTCGTCAGCTTCACCGTCTACATCATCCCCGCCGTGGCCCACATCCTCACTTACCGCACCCCCGCCGCGCGCCAG AATGCCGCGGAGAAGCCGCCCTACTTCCTCCCGAGCTGGACGGCCATGTTCATCGTCGACGCCTTCATCGTGGGGTGGGTTCTGGTGGTCGGGTTCGGGCTCGGCGGGTGGGCGAGCATGACCAACTTCGTGAGGCAAGTGGACACCTTCGGTCTCTTCGCCAAGTGCTACCAGTGCCCCAAGCCTCTGCCTTCGCCGGCTGCAGGACCGTCCGCGCAGCTGAGCCGCCACTAA